Proteins from a single region of Natrinema salifodinae:
- a CDS encoding ABC transporter ATP-binding protein translates to MCPADAPAIETDGLTKRYGETTAVSEVTMAVERGTVYGFLGPNGAGKTTTMRMLTSLTTPTSGTARVAGRSIDDRESVTPHIGYLPEEPPVYDELTGREQLEYAAGLRDVPEAEADERIDSLLQRFDLLDDADKRIEDYSKGMRQKVGVIQAVLHEPAVAFLDEPTSGLDPRAARTMRNTIADLADREMTIFLSTHILPVVDDLADRIGVLHDGELVAEGDPETLTSRVETGDARSLEDAFLEITREPGESREDGLAAERPAE, encoded by the coding sequence ATGTGCCCTGCCGACGCCCCCGCTATCGAGACTGACGGTCTGACGAAACGCTACGGCGAGACGACCGCCGTCTCGGAGGTGACGATGGCCGTCGAGCGAGGGACGGTCTACGGCTTTCTCGGCCCCAACGGGGCGGGCAAGACGACCACGATGCGGATGCTGACGTCGCTCACGACGCCGACTTCGGGAACGGCCCGCGTCGCCGGCCGCTCGATCGACGACCGGGAATCGGTCACCCCGCACATCGGTTACCTCCCCGAGGAGCCGCCGGTCTACGACGAACTCACCGGCCGCGAACAGCTCGAGTACGCCGCCGGACTGCGGGACGTCCCCGAGGCCGAGGCCGACGAGCGCATCGACTCGCTACTCCAGCGGTTCGACCTGCTCGACGACGCCGACAAGCGCATCGAGGACTACTCGAAGGGGATGCGCCAGAAGGTCGGCGTCATTCAGGCCGTTCTCCACGAGCCAGCCGTCGCCTTCCTCGACGAACCGACCAGCGGGCTCGATCCCCGCGCCGCGCGGACGATGCGAAACACCATCGCCGACCTCGCCGATCGGGAGATGACGATCTTCCTCTCGACGCACATCCTCCCCGTCGTCGACGATCTCGCCGACCGGATCGGCGTCCTCCACGACGGCGAACTCGTCGCCGAGGGCGATCCCGAGACGCTGACGTCTCGCGTCGAGACCGGCGACGCCCGCAGTCTGGAGGACGCCTTCCTCGAGATCACCCGCGAACCGGGGGAGAGTCGCGAGGACGGCCTGGCGGCGGAGCGACCCGCCGAGTGA